In Alligator mississippiensis isolate rAllMis1 chromosome 9, rAllMis1, whole genome shotgun sequence, the genomic stretch ctaaatcagttaagtctgatattacattcaacctagtttatcttaaaccagtttcagccattttgaaactggtttatatgcactgaacttctgttctgttacaggtttaaaccagtttctgatgacttaaccCAGTTTGTGTTACAGcaaaggttttcaaccttttttggttggtgtaccctTGGTGGCTGGtcaagaagcagggagtcccccagcagtCAATGAATGGGGGGGGCAGAGGATCCCCAGGTGACTGATCCAGTGAGGGGAGGCTCCTCGTGGAAAAATCAGAAGTGCTGCCCCACTTTTCTGTGCTGCTGTTGCTTACCCCCGGGGCCTTCCcaaatacccccaggggtatacatacccctggttgacaacccctatgTCAGAGGTTTAAACCAGATCACTTAAACCAGATCTTAgtttaagtgtaacttctgtccctagccacaaagtTAATAGCATTCCCAGGTCTTGATCCCACTTCAGTGGCTTAACCATAAGATATCTTACTTTGCTTCCTATGCAGACTTTCTGAGCATTAATTGAATTTGCTGGCTGCTTATCCCATGGTCTGAACATAAGGCTGTCTCCCTGCAACCTTCTTGcacatttccttttatttataaTGCTGTTTTTCTAATGACAATTAGACGAAAGAAATTATTCAAATTATCGGCCCCATAAAGCACTATGAGGCTGATCCAAAACTTAAATAGATACTAGGTTTAGTCTTTGACTTCAGGAGGAGCAGGCTGTAGCCCCCAAAAAGAACCTATGTTCTGATATAGGTCTGACAAATAGGGAGTTTTAACTCGTTTCACTATGATAACTTCCTTACTAGAGTTCTTTTCCAGAGTCTCTGATGGGGGACTGGGACATGTGATTTatggagaggctgaaagaactgggcttatttagtctggagaagaaaacgCTGCTGGTGGGGAGGTTGACTTGTAAAAACTTTAGAGATGGACTATTTTCTGTGACTTTAGGAGAGACGATAAGGTGCAtccttaaattgcagcaaggaaaattaaggttggatGTTAGGGAAAACTTTATTGCAATGGAGTGGTTTAAGTATTGCATCAGGCAACCCAAAGAAGTAATGGAATCTCCAagcttggaagcttttaagagcaGGTGAGACGAGCACTTAGGGGTGGTGTAGTTGGAGATGAACCTGCCTAAAGcaaaaggtcatttagtccaacctcctgaggtcccttccattcctattttcctatgattttgtgtgcatgcaccagtGGCTTTCAACTCCTGTGTACAACTTTTATAAAACTTCTTGGATTTCTAGCATAGCTTTTCACATGCACACATGGATTATTATTTGCAGAGTAGGCGTGCCAGAATGGAAACCCTGTGGTATTCTAAGATCATGCAGTATGTTTGTTATTCACTGGCACTGTAGTTGCTAAGTCACTGGTCCAGCTATGTGTGTGGTTTTAGTTGCATCTCTTGctcaagaaaaaaggaaatctcTTTACTTCCACTTGATTTACTTCACTTAATATCAGTGACACTTCATGCATTTGTGTTTACATTCCCAGGCTAACCAGAAACTAAGAATAATGTTGTTTGTTGGAGTTGCTCTGAAAAGCATTTGtggtaaaatatttaaatgaaaatatttcttcatggtttttgttttattttcagccAGCTCTGTCAACAAAGAGTTTGCATTAGCATGTTTATCCTCATGTTACAAGTGCTTCCCCACGAACTTAAGTTGCATTGCATTTCTGGGACCTGCTTAACTTGTAGCAATGGGCTAGGTTATTGTAGAGCAGAGGACATGAAACATTATGTTGCTTAAGCCTTAAGTCCTTAATTAAGTGGTATTTAATTAAAAGGACTTTGAAAACTGACTGTTGATGGGTTCATTTTGACTATACTGTGCCTGGCTTGCAGACCCAAAACTAGCAGATATGTCAATTAGCTGCTGGTGCTTTGATAGGGTCTGAATTGGCAATTTACTGATGACTTGAACATCCAGCTAATGGTGGATGGCAAGGTGTAAATGGAAGACTTTGTGCTGTTGGGAgggtaaggggctggggggagcagaatTTACAGCTTTTGCAGCTTAGGTCATGAACAGAAGCTTCTAACAATTTCATAACAGTTTTTAAAGTGATTTTCATTTCTGCAGCAGGCCGTGTACATCTGAACTTAAAGGTACTTAAGTAGCTCTTTAGTGCAAGTGAACAATTTTCTTAACCACCAAGCCAGGATGCTGCATACTTGCTTTCTGTATATACAGCAGGGTGTACCAAGCGCattctgttttttatttccttAGGAGGTGGTAGCTGAAACAGAGGAATCAGGCACAACTAGGtcacagcacagtttggggtcTTCAGGCAACACACGCAAATGTAAGGAAGAGCTTTTATCTTCTTGTCTATCCCTAATGTACTTCCTTAAGGCTGAGGGTGAAGTAACTTTTGGAAGAGCAGTATGATGAGTGTTTTCATATAAAAACAGGTATTCTGTCATACTGTCCTTTTGTAGATTTGAAAAACTAAAAGCTACATTTGGAGCACTTTCCTTATAAGGAAATCTCTACCCTCATAAGCAATTGCAGCATGTAGCAGAGTGTGTATGCCAGTTTCTTTGTTTGCATGTGCAAAGGACAGTATTTAGAACAGTCTGTTTTCCTAATAGGTCTTGAATTTAAAAAGCGAGGAAGGGTAGAATTTGTTTGCAGTTTGAAGTCCACCTGGAAATTTTCACCAAAACCTTGTAGTGACCCCTCTGCCCAAAGTAACAAGGACACTGAGATAGAGATGAAATTCTAAGAGGTTCTAGATTAGCTTAGCTCAAATGGTTCTGCCTCCAGTATCGGATTCTGAGAAGGGTATGTTATCTTGTGTAACGTGCCATATGTAATAGGGGCATGCGAAGTGGACCACATTCGATTTAGATTCAGCCTCATTCAGGGGACAgagatttgattagttgatttggatcactgtcctgattcgattcagctgaatccaaatctgaagattcgatgccaattcagagaatcagcaattttggccatagacacagctttaactgttttttctacatatcacAAGGTATCGGGTGCGGCTTGTGAGCACTGAGAATAGTCAGGTGGATGGATGGACCGTCCCATAGGAGTGTGgcccaccccccccatcccctgcatgttctccagcggacctggaagtggacctgaagtacttctggttcacttctgggtccgccaccaAGTGTGTGGcagggctcccccaccctgcctccccagcttTGCAGTCATCcgtagggggaccccaggtgcccccccagacccaggaggcaccagctgcagagctgggggacaggggggtcCCCCGTGTGGTCCGCggtagacctggaagtgcttctgaaccacttctgggtctgccaccgagcgTGCTGCAGacctccccatgctcccatgggatgctctatctgccccaccatctcagtgttcatgagctgtgcctggtaccttgaggtatgtagaaaaaacatttaaagctgtctacgtccgaatcatcaaatctctccaaattgatttgagaTTCACctgctgaatctccgccaaatcgaatcagtgatcgaagcttcgcacagccctaatatgtaaTGCCTAGGTCAGTGCCATCCAGAAAGGGGGAAGTAATGGGCTTGGCTATCTTCTCCCTTAATCTCAAGCTTTTCATCTCTCATGGGTTTGCCAGACCTCACCCAGTACTCGGATAATGTTGCATGAAGTTAGCACTTTCTTGGTGAGAGAACTTTGTGGTGTCACAAACTTGTTTAATACATCTTCTTATGTTTACTTACacatttccttttgcttttcaaGATCTATCAATTAAAACCATGCTTTTGACTGTAGCAGATGCAAGGGGACTTCAGGACTTCTCAGACATGGTTAGGAGCTCTGGAAAAGAGGAGATATTCAATACGGACGTTGCCTACTCGGAGCAAGCGGCCATTCTGCTCAAGGGATCTCCTCTACCCGAATCCAGGCGGATAAAAGAGGAGAATACCGTAACTGTAAGGGCCATGAGGCACTTCTCTGAACTTCCTGTGTCCCCTTCTTTCTTGGGGTGATCCTAGGAATTTtagtttctgatttttttattttattttattttttttagggtaCTTGATTGAACAGGTTCTTTTATCATTAGAAAGAGCTCTGTGTAAGAGTCAGAGCAGAACTATCCATGTGTTTTAATGCAATGTTAACTAAGTGCAATTATTATGGTAGGGCtcaggaaagaaggaagaatcTTGGAACAATACTTCTGCTGCAGGACCTACAGCTCTTCATTGCTGGTGTCTGGATCTCTTTCAGTGAGAGAGAAATTGCAAAGTAGGAGTAGGAAAATAAGCAGGCTAGAGATACTGGACTGAAGACATCTTTGCCTTGTCAAGAGGAACAGAATTGGTGAATGGCACAGAAATCTTATTGAGCCTTCTTTCAAATGGTAGAATAGATTGGGATGGTTTTGTGCAATTTATTTTGCCTGACCAGCTTTGGCTCCTGAATAAGGCAAAGCTGAAGAGAAAATGGTGCTGGTGGAAATGAGTTCTTCTCTTTGACAAATCCCTTTtactaattattttaaaatacccATTTAACATATTTAAATTACCATATTCAGTCCATTCTGCTCAGGATTTCCCTCTTCCAGCCTTGTCTTATCAGACACTGTGTCATTCTGGGGAAACTTGTAGAGAAAGGGGTTGCAGCACTTGAGGTCATAGGAGATGAAGGCTTGGATAAGACCTTCACTGCAGATACAAAGATatcctggttctgctgtgagcagaAGTCTGGGGCTGGTGACAGGCAGGTTTACAAGTGGAAATGTAGAAGGCAATATTAGAAACATTTCATACGATAAAGCCAGCAGAGCCATCTGGGCTGGCACTTAGGaactttctttcattctttctcttTAGAAATTTAAGCTCCGCAAGGGCAGGCTGGGTGTGACCAGAATTGGAGACTTATCTCCGCAGGACATGAAGAAGATCCCCACACTGGCACTAATTGAGTTGACAGCTCTCTGTGATGTCTTAGGTGTGGAGCTGAAGAGAAATAAGGCCATAAAGTTGAAAGCAACAGGTCAGCTCAATCTCTTGTCTTTAATGTCTCTTTAAAGTTGAGAtctttttatttctgttaacATTATCAAGCAAACAGGATTTTGGTAACATTCAACCTCACTACAGGTGCTCTTGCATTAGAATATAAATCCAAAATAAGTGCCCTTGAGACATGCTAGACTTCTGTGGGTCTTTCTGTGATCTGAATCGTATGCATTGTTTCTTCTCTGCTCTGTGTGGGTTTCCCATATCCACTTGTGATGGTACTGCAGCATCTAGTCTCCTTTTCCTTTCAGTGATTATTTAATGAAGTGCATTCCCCAGTTCGACTAGAAGACAGGGCCCTTCTTATTTTGCAGTTCTTGACAACTGTTTATATATACATTGTCTTTATTGCAGAGAATCGACTCTTTGGAGTTCCACTCAACACTTTATTGGAAAATGACCGAAAACTCATCCCCAATGCCAAGGTCCCACTGATACTCCATGCAGTAAGTTACCTTCCAGTTTCAGTTGCATACAATAGCTTCAAGAGCTGAGAAGTATTCAAGGCCTTAAACCTAGGTCTAAAAAGACTGACATCTGGTCTTCTGCATTTAAGagcttgctttcctttttctCAGCTGCTGTCATGTCTAGAAAAGAAGGGGCTTGACACTGAAGGCATCCTTAGAGTTTCAGGGTCCCAGACCAGAATCAAGGTATAGTATTTCTGTTAATACATTAAAGTAAGGGGTGTAAGCAAGTGACTGTTGCACAGGCCTTACTTTCGGTATGCACATCCATTTTGGAATGGTCCCCACCACTTTCTCTTCTATCCCACCCTCCCAGTTACTTTCTTCAAAATGCTGGAGTCTGTTAGCAGTTTTACCCTACCTGCTAACACCCTGAAGTTTTTGGATTGTGGATGGGAGGTCCAACTTGTGTTCTTATTGTGCCTGTTTATTGAAAGtgatggagatttttttccctctacAGAATTTGCAACAAAAGCTGGAAAGTGACTTTTACTCTGGCCTTTTCCACTGGGAAGAGGTTCATCAGAATGATATATCTGGCTTGCTGAAGAGGTTCATTCGAGAGCTGCCCACTCCTCTGCTGATGGCAGAATATCTGCctgcttttgctgctgtgcaAAGTAAGTCCCTGTTCAGGCAGTGTGGCCTTTGTAGCTTTGTGTTTTTCTTTATAAAAGTTTGTCTTATGCCCTCAGAGGTGTGTCACACGTTCGTTTTAGCTAGAGATTATGTAGTGCTGGCCATGGTGTATGCAATCTCAGTTAGCTAAATGTTGAATTCTTACTCATCTCCAGTAGAATTTTATGTATAGAGCTTTTTACATGATCATATCGGTGCAGCTTACTATCATTATTTATTTGTATAGTTGTAGTACCTTGAGCCTCAAGTGAGATCAGGGCACTGTTGTACAGGTCCTTACAAATGTCTGGAAAGAATGTTCCTTCTATAAAGAATTTGGATTTTGAGATGCCAACATTGTTAAAGAAAAGAAGGGGGAGTTGAGGTACATAGAGAAAGGAAGCAAGTAGCTCAGGGTCTCACAGTAGGCCAGTGACAGAATCAGGCACAGTGCATAGATCTGTATTCTTTTCCATCTGTGGGCCTTAAGCTTTGCAGCTGCtgaagtagtgtgtgtgtgtttaatttcTCTTAATTTTTCATAATGTTTTCTTCAAAATGTGTCCATTCCCCAAGTTCTTCACTTTTTTTGGGGTGCCATTTATAGCTTCACTATAAAGTTCATGGGGAATTTTAAAGTGAATTGCTACCTCGGTGCTTCAGATTAGATTACCTATTTGTAATATGTAATTTCCTTAACAAAGATGTTATGAGTTGAATTAATTCAGTAAAACTTAACTCGGTTCCTGGATAAGCAGTGAAGAAATGTAGATCGTTACTTATTTGGGTGCCACGGAGAACTTTCGTAAACTCCCACCCTCATAAAGGATCGAGTCAGGTGCTTGAATCCTGTTGGCTTTGGCTTCTAAGTTTCACATACATGCTAGAAAATGTTACCTTAGCTTCTCCCATATCAGTTACCCGAGCTTCAAAATAAGATACTAGCCTGTTCAGAGCTTCAGTTCCATATGGGAGCCAGATGGGTTTAGATTTTTACCTGGACTCTGTTTACTTCACACTTAAGCTGTTGCTGTTTGATGGCAAAGAACATGTTCTCTCCTTAGATATCCCAGACCTGAAGCAGAGATTGCAAGCCCTCAACCTGCTCATCCTGATTCTGCCAGAGCCCAACAGAAGCACCTTAAaggtaataaagaaaaaaaggctcTAAAAAActttaggggggaaaaatgtgATATCCTTCCATGTACCTACCTAGAGAACTTATCTTTACACTCCTCTTTCCATGAGAAATTTAATCTAGATTGCATTATTTAGTCTTGTGCCAGCTTCATTAACTTGGTGGGTGTGAATGCTTGGGGCAAAATAAAGGTTCCCACATATCATTTAGCAGGTGCAAACTATAAGCATGTGATTGCTGTATTGTACAAGATTGCAGAAGCATCAGGCATTTATGCCTGTGTGAAAATGTTTGCTTATGCTCCTGCTTGACAGTCTTGCTCTTCCCATTTGAATGTGGTGAAATACTGGCATCTGAGGGAAAACAAAATAGTTGCTTATTACGGCAACCTAGACTATCTGTTGACTACAGGGCCTTGGAGAGTAGGTAAAAGGATTTCAGTGCAGCTGGTATTTGTGTCTTCGTATCCTGACGTCATTTTAATAGTGAAAAAGTTGCAAAAGCTTTAGCTTTCTACTCCTTTGTAATCAGAATACATTGAAATCCCCTCTTTACTCACAACACTACCTTGGAAAAAGAAATGCTGTTTCTGGGTCAGTTTTGTAGCAGTGCAGGGCATTTGATTGGCCTTGTGTTCTTCATGAGTCATGGATACTGCAGAAGCCATATCAGTGATCCCAACCAATAGCTCATTGTTGCCCAATTGTGCCTCTCCGTAAGAAAATCCTGATTCAGTTTTCTACAAAACCGTGTCATTTTTCTTGGGCTAGATTGTCTCAGAAATCTGGATCATTTGACAAATTTGGGATATATTGTAGTTTTACGTAGGAACAGGGAAGAAGTTATCCACCTCACCTGGGAGAAGCTGTGAGTTTTTGAGGGTCTTTGGGATGGGAAACTGAGTGAACCCAAGGGAGGTGGGCCACTACAGGTCAGGGAAAATGACCTCCTGTTTTGCACAAACCTCATCATCTGATCTGATTCTTGAGAGTTTGGGTTCACTGAAGTCGCCACACATCTCTGTACTATAAGCTGATGTTATCCTAATGCTAGGACAAGACCAATGAATTATTCTGAGCTTTTGAACGTAAGTCTCCCGAGATGAAAGGTTATTTACATTAACCCAGTGAAGACATAGCACTCACTTTGGTTTGCTATATGTTAAAGTTAATATGTCTTGAAAACATCAACTTGGCTTCCTTTCTTGTCAGGCTTTGCTTGAATTTCTCAGTAAAGTGGTTGCCAgggagaaaaagaacaaaatgaatCTCTGGAACGTTTCCATGGTCATTGCCCCGAATCTCTTCATGCACAAGGCGCTGCCCAGCAAGGTcccagaagggaaggagaaacaGTTGGCAGAAGGGGCAGCCAATGTTGTGCGGATGATGATCCATTACCAAGATCTCCTTTGGACTGTAAGTCACCTGGCAGTCTGTTTGGAGGGTATCGACATGGGCATTAGTCAGGTTGGGTCAAAGCTTGGCACAATAAAATAATCCTGGAGATTACAAAGAAAATAGAATTCTGTAAATGAAAGTTTTGGCTAAGCTGCCGTCTTCTGCTGCTCCCAAGCCATGTAGGCAAAGCACTGTCTATAgagtgtttgttggggggggggattcCCCAATTCACCGTACAACTGTCTGCAATGCTGACCGATTTTCTTTGCAGATATTTTGCTCTATATATTTTGAGACCATAACAGCACAACTTTGGTAAAAATCTGTGGAAGCCACAAATACACTTCTTTCTGTAAGGGGACAGAAGCTGGAAGGTTCCTCTAAAGgagtaggggccaacctttttggcaagtgtgccacaaacTAACCCCCACATCCTACCCTGAGTACTGGAGACTAAAGAATAggtgatagtttcatagtttgtagggtcggaagggacctgagtagatcatcaagtttgaccccctgccatggcaggaaagagtactggggtcaaacgaccccggcaaggtgttcatctagcctcctaaTGATGTTTCAGGAGAAACTGTATAAAATGCCTCCAAAAGATATTAATCTTTCTGCAGGTAGATTTGGAATCGGGATGCAAAGTACAGGGGTAGAGAGGATTCCGTTCACCCTGCTATGGCACTCCCTATCCCCTGCAGTGCAGTGAACAACTTCATAGTCAGTTTTGCGAAACATGTTTAACTAGTGGCTAGTGCttccatttggctctgaaatgGAAAGAGAGAAGGGTTGGTATATTGATGGTTGTTATATTTATTGGTTTGTTTTCATTTCTCTTAGGTCTCCTCTTTCCTGGTAGCTCAAGtgagaaaaatgaatgaaaccagcagcaggaggtaCCAGTTTTATGACAAGCGAATCAAAAACTTGCTGCGGAAGATTCATACGGACAAGGACAAGACAGAGAAGAATGAAGCCGAAGTAAGTGACAGTCAGAAAAGCTGGGATCACAGAGGATGGGATTCAATGAGTTCTTATGAAGTACCCTTTTCAGGAGGGACTGGTGAACACCAGgggattatttaaaaaagaataaaactttATCTTGCTGGCATATTAAAGAACCAAACCCCAGCAACAGTGAACCAAACATCTTAAATGCTAGGTGTTTATGCATTTGGGAGTTTGCATAAAATGGTGGTTGACTTGTATCTTCTTGGCTACCCTGGTATAAACTTGACACAGCTCAGGGCAGACCTACCAGCCTGTCTCAACAATAAGAACCAGTGTtttccttgctacaacttgagatcgttactccttgttttgtcatctgccactgctgagaacagtctagctccatcctctttcaaaccccacttcaggtagctgatGGGTacaattaaatcccctctgtcttctcttctgcagactaaataagcccagttccctcagcctcttctcaaaagtcatgtgttcaagtcccctcaccatttctgttgccctctgctagagtctttctccagtttgtccacattctttctgtagtgggggacccaagactgaacacagtactccacatgtggcctcaccagtgctgaatagaagggaagaataatttcccttaacctgctggcaacactcctaccaatgcagcccagtgtgccctTAGCCATCTCggcaacaagggtgcactgttcagctcattgtccactgtaacccccagatccttggaacttcctttttccctttcttaaatacaggtGCCCTTTTCTAACCATCGGGGACCTATCCCAAtcaccatgggcgactggtgccaccttagtcagggtgAGCAAGTGCCCCACCAGCGACCAGTCAacgaccagtggggttcccccacagccaattgcacCAACTGGGAAATAACTACGACACTTCATCCGGTGcttccactccccagccagcgctcGCAGGGTGAGGCACCAGTGCTCCcgtctgccccccctgcccatcaccgaagcagggagcgtggcctgacagggtgcaccagcactctcagggggtgcacatgtaccccctatgcattgccactgctgatCACCATGCATTTTCAgtgataatggccagtggctctgtaatcacatcagccaactccctcagcacccttgggtacatcccatccagccccatggacttgtatatgtccaacttttctaaatagtccccaacctgttctttcaccgttggctgctcaccttctccccaaactttgctgcctggtgcagtagtcttggagctgatgttgcctgtgaagactgaagtgaaaaaggcattgagtaatttggccttttcttcatcctctgtcactaagttgcctcccccattcagtaagggacccacactttccctgaccctcttgttactgacatactggTATAAATCTTcatgttacccttcacatcccttgctagctgcaactcaaaTTACACTTCagccttcctgactttatccctgcatgccttaGCAATACTCTTATGCAccttcctagttgtttgtctaCCTTCCTAGTTGGTTTCCTCtaataagcttcctttttgtgatttagtttactgaagagcttcctgctgagccaagctggtcttctgccatactcgctagtcttcctgtgtgttgggatggtttgttcctgtaccctcagtaaggcttttttaaagtacagccaactctcctggactcctcttcccctcagactggcctcccatgggatcctacccatgagcTCCCTGGGAGAATCAGAGTcgtcttttctgaagtccagggtttgtactctgctgctctccttccttcctttcctcaggatcatagattcatagtctgaagggacctcagtgggccatgtAGTtcgactccctgcccctggcaggcaagaaaagagtcaccaaccctggggtcatgtgatcccagccaggtgcctgtccagtttcctcttgaagacccccccccAAGGATGGgatgagcaccacctcccttgggagcccattccagattctggcaaccctgactg encodes the following:
- the ARHGAP40 gene encoding rho GTPase-activating protein 40 isoform X3 gives rise to the protein MDPRMPKERFGDEPEEWSREEVALDSATYSTRNCPCQMSLLPQKSSLEPPVLERVNSRVESLDNLSMDNFWLEVENIKQSTEAEQEECSLAEVKTPEEGEAEAAWLQDAGLSDLIGDNAADNGNIVLLSTLTKTQAAAVQRRLDTYSRSRRKKNKQPVRDVRDIFGVINSGEVVAETEESGTTRSQHSLGSSGNTRKYLSIKTMLLTVADARGLQDFSDMVRSSGKEEIFNTDVAYSEQAAILLKGSPLPESRRIKEENTVTKFKLRKGRLGVTRIGDLSPQDMKKIPTLALIELTALCDVLGVELKRNKAIKLKATENRLFGVPLNTLLENDRKLIPNAKVPLILHALLSCLEKKGLDTEGILRVSGSQTRIKNLQQKLESDFYSGLFHWEEVHQNDISGLLKRFIRELPTPLLMAEYLPAFAAVQNIPDLKQRLQALNLLILILPEPNRSTLKALLEFLSKVVAREKKNKMNLWNVSMVIAPNLFMHKALPSKVPEGKEKQLAEGAANVVRMMIHYQDLLWTVSSFLVAQVRKMNETSSRRYQFYDKRIKNLLRKIHTDKDKTEKNEAEPSKIVQVQTSLFLKDSMEVHLNSGTKAADVLRQFQKRLSQNNWNIVNTVHLLKCNGSVESMNLLLYEVGGNIGEHCLDPDTYLLDLYHVNPHAEWIIKQNPSFPWMI
- the ARHGAP40 gene encoding rho GTPase-activating protein 40 isoform X4; this encodes MSLLPQKSSLEPPVLERVNSRVESLDNLSMDNFWLEVENIKQSTEAEQEECSLAEVKTPEEGEAEAAWLQDAGLSDLIGDNAADNGNIVLLSTLTKTQAAAVQRRLDTYSRSRRKKNKQPVRDVRDIFGVINSGEVVAETEESGTTRSQHSLGSSGNTRKYLSIKTMLLTVADARGLQDFSDMVRSSGKEEIFNTDVAYSEQAAILLKGSPLPESRRIKEENTVTKFKLRKGRLGVTRIGDLSPQDMKKIPTLALIELTALCDVLGVELKRNKAIKLKATENRLFGVPLNTLLENDRKLIPNAKVPLILHALLSCLEKKGLDTEGILRVSGSQTRIKNLQQKLESDFYSGLFHWEEVHQNDISGLLKRFIRELPTPLLMAEYLPAFAAVQNIPDLKQRLQALNLLILILPEPNRSTLKALLEFLSKVVAREKKNKMNLWNVSMVIAPNLFMHKALPSKVPEGKEKQLAEGAANVVRMMIHYQDLLWTVSSFLVAQVRKMNETSSRRYQFYDKRIKNLLRKIHTDKDKTEKNEAEPSKIVQVQTSLFLKDSMEVHLNSGTKAADVLRQFQKRLSQNNWNIVNTVHLLKCNGSVESMNLLLYEVGGNIGEHCLDPDTYLLDLYHVNPHAEWIIKQNPSFPWMI
- the ARHGAP40 gene encoding rho GTPase-activating protein 40 isoform X2, translated to MQSVVDLSNAGDCCSSLALAISDIDGLKESNHRNMDKLGKPASGFARTRIPRPQIVLQPIQSPSHPPVSRVCSTRNCPCQMSLLPQKSSLEPPVLERVNSRVESLDNLSMDNFWLEVENIKQSTEAEQEECSLAEVKTPEEGEAEAAWLQDAGLSDLIGDNAADNGNIVLLSTLTKTQAAAVQRRLDTYSRSRRKKNKQPVRDVRDIFGVINSGEVVAETEESGTTRSQHSLGSSGNTRKSDARGLQDFSDMVRSSGKEEIFNTDVAYSEQAAILLKGSPLPESRRIKEENTVTKFKLRKGRLGVTRIGDLSPQDMKKIPTLALIELTALCDVLGVELKRNKAIKLKATENRLFGVPLNTLLENDRKLIPNAKVPLILHALLSCLEKKGLDTEGILRVSGSQTRIKNLQQKLESDFYSGLFHWEEVHQNDISGLLKRFIRELPTPLLMAEYLPAFAAVQNIPDLKQRLQALNLLILILPEPNRSTLKALLEFLSKVVAREKKNKMNLWNVSMVIAPNLFMHKALPSKVPEGKEKQLAEGAANVVRMMIHYQDLLWTVSSFLVAQVRKMNETSSRRYQFYDKRIKNLLRKIHTDKDKTEKNEAEPSKIVQVQTSLFLKDSMEVHLNSGTKAADVLRQFQKRLSQNNWNIVNTVHLLKCNGSVESMNLLLYEVGGNIGEHCLDPDTYLLDLYHVNPHAEWIIKQNPSFPWMI
- the ARHGAP40 gene encoding rho GTPase-activating protein 40 isoform X1, producing MQSVVDLSNAGDCCSSLALAISDIDGLKESNHRNMDKLGKPASGFARTRIPRPQIVLQPIQSPSHPPVSRVCSTRNCPCQMSLLPQKSSLEPPVLERVNSRVESLDNLSMDNFWLEVENIKQSTEAEQEECSLAEVKTPEEGEAEAAWLQDAGLSDLIGDNAADNGNIVLLSTLTKTQAAAVQRRLDTYSRSRRKKNKQPVRDVRDIFGVINSGEVVAETEESGTTRSQHSLGSSGNTRKYLSIKTMLLTVADARGLQDFSDMVRSSGKEEIFNTDVAYSEQAAILLKGSPLPESRRIKEENTVTKFKLRKGRLGVTRIGDLSPQDMKKIPTLALIELTALCDVLGVELKRNKAIKLKATENRLFGVPLNTLLENDRKLIPNAKVPLILHALLSCLEKKGLDTEGILRVSGSQTRIKNLQQKLESDFYSGLFHWEEVHQNDISGLLKRFIRELPTPLLMAEYLPAFAAVQNIPDLKQRLQALNLLILILPEPNRSTLKALLEFLSKVVAREKKNKMNLWNVSMVIAPNLFMHKALPSKVPEGKEKQLAEGAANVVRMMIHYQDLLWTVSSFLVAQVRKMNETSSRRYQFYDKRIKNLLRKIHTDKDKTEKNEAEPSKIVQVQTSLFLKDSMEVHLNSGTKAADVLRQFQKRLSQNNWNIVNTVHLLKCNGSVESMNLLLYEVGGNIGEHCLDPDTYLLDLYHVNPHAEWIIKQNPSFPWMI